The Monodelphis domestica isolate mMonDom1 chromosome 5, mMonDom1.pri, whole genome shotgun sequence DNA segment CTTTTCTGGGTGCTGTCAGGCCCACGTTAGCATGGCTGGGGGACAGTGGGTGGTCTCAGGGGCGGCACCGAGTGCAAATCACATGATCTtggaaaaagccataacaaagttcatttggaagagcaaagtCACACAATCAAAGTCCAGCAGTGCTGCCCCTCCACTTGAGTTGTGGCCCCTATCAAAGGCCTTGGCCAGATCGCTGGGCGTCGCCCACACCTCCATTCTGCTTCTGCCATTTGTCCAGACCGTGTGGGCTGTTCCTTGGCCAGTTCTGAAGCCACCCTGGATCTTGGCGAGGTGAAGAAGCAGCCGATTAAGGAGGACTCAGGCAAGAATCTTGCTTCCACTGACAAAGAGAGGGACCCTCTGAGACCCTCCCAGGACAACCTCTTTCTTTATCCTTTACAGAGGTGAACAGTGCAGGCATCCTTGatctccggggggggggggggggggcggataACTGCTCTTGCCTTATTATGGAAGAACCTAGGACAACTTAGACCCACTGAGGAAAGCAGCTGTAAAAGACATGCTTGTACGTCTGCCTGGGATTTCTGGCAAAGTCCAGATTTCCCATCTGCAAACTGTTGTTTGGCAGAGCTCTCTCGAAGGCTTCCTCCCCAAATGGTCATAATAAAACCTTGAGCGAGTCCTTATTTTGAGGAGCAAAGAAGCCTTTGTAATGCCATGATCCGATGGCCCAGACTTTCCTCTCCCCGAGTTACTCCAAAGAGATTATGTGTCACTTTCTCAGTCTGCTCAGGTTGGCAGAGGAACCCTAGAAATGCTTTGGGTAAAGCTATTTCACGGGGGAGCAAAACCTCTTAAAATGATGGACTGCTCAGCACTGTCCTTTCTACACACCGCTTTGTTGTAATGAACAGAGGCCCGCATCACTTCGTCTGGCCCGCTCTggatctttccccctctccctgtctctctccatctctcctttgtTTCTCAATGATGGAACCCTGATTCAACATACCCTGGAAGGCTTTTAGGAGCTTCCGAAGGGCAGTCTCTGCTGggatgtgtgaattttagatttactccaccctgcttagtctatagaattctagcaaccaggaatgtctacacccccacttaaggattaagtgtggggaggatggtctgtgaccttcCTGTGTAGCAAGTGACacatcagaaacaactgactcacccctgggctgtcctgagccaagcttaagccaccattggtacatgtgagacacaggaagttatgtaaagaactgcctttctATTTTCTGTCACGTCTTGTGAGGGGCTTTGGTGGCTTGTGGGTTTGGCAGACTTTGGTGGTGGaatttgacttggaggagctctgaagcaTTGTCTAGGTGAGACGGCTTCCTTGAAAGGCCACGTGGGGAGTGATAAAGCTGACTCCCCTTTCgtttgacctttctgaaggcaccagcctccaaggatgcccctcatcttggagaagtAGCTAGAAGCCAagatagatttaatcttctgggaagtcctcttagctgaggcctctgaactccccctggctcaggccaggccagagcagatctaccccttccctctttctccatcattcttaattttcttccttctattgtaaataaaccaccataaaattctattctgacttgagtatttcattgggatttagaatttaaatccctagcaACCACTAATATAtttagtctcaaccctaaaatttacccttaacagatGGGACTGGGGTGCTTCgcccatgagaggagctgaatgtgCTCCCAAAGCTCTTCTTCAATTGGAAGTTCAGCCCTGGAGGGATTGGCTGGGCCTGTGGCTTCAGCACTGCTTGATGGTGGTCTGTTGAGAACCAACACTGTGGAAGGGTTTTGCTAGCTCGCCAGCACTGTGCTCTAATCCCTGAGCAGGAGGCTCCGTCAGCACCAGGTGGCTGAGCTCTGTCATAGGTCTCTGACACATTGAAGGCTTTCAGAACATCAAAGAGGCATTTTGATTTGTTACTTTCAGTATCAAACTTCATTCCTTGTACAACCTCTCACAGGGCCAGGAATCCTGCATCTCTCCAAGTTTGGCGCTTTGCTTCTTGCTTGATCTTTCCTTTGCCCCAGTTATATGTCAAAACCAATCGAGTTCCAaatcccccccccttctctcccccagtACCTCGGCCCCTCCCaacccccctcacccccccagcTGGTGGCAATCTGAAATGGCCAGAGACCACCAGGCACCCGTTGACCAGTCCCTGGAACTCTGCTCTCTTGTCCATGGCTTTCATTGACTCCATGGGATGTTTGGGGCATTCGGTCCCAGAGGTGAACATTCGGGGCTGTGAACAAACCCCAGGCTCCGCTTCCCTGCATGTGGGAAATAAGTGGTTCTCAGGTGGGCCAGCCACACTCTGCAATGCGGATAGCGTCTCCTCGAAGTTGTCTGGCCTTGCTTTGGCCCAGGGAGAGGAGGAGCCCTGCCTGGATTTCCCCATTCTCGCACCCCCCAGCCTGCCTTTGTTTCCAGGCCATGTGGGCCCATGGAAGCTGATGTGAGGGCCGGGATGCCCCCCTATCCCGTCTCCTCTGCCCTCCTGGCTCGCTGGCGAGGTCCCTTGGGGGCAGCACCCAGGCCTCTAGCAGCCTCCCAGAGCTGCCCCCACAGTAGCCACTCTAAGGCGAGCCTCGCTCTCTTGGAGCTGCTGTTTGGGCCAGTGCCAAAGTCTGGGTGCCTTTTGGGTCATCGGgccagggggagggggggacgTGACTCAGAGGCCCAGAGTCCGCATTGGGAGGACTCTGCAGGCCCCACTCAGCCTGGGCCTCCCGGGGTTCCAGCTCCAGTTCTCTGCTACCCATCTAGAACTTGGGAGCCTCCGAAAGGTGCCTGGAGGATCCCACGGGGTCTTGGGGCCTCAAGCCCAGACCGGGCTGCAGGACATCCCGAAGGCTGGCCAGCTAGTTCGGGGCAGCCCCAGCTCCCAGCGCCGCTGCCACGCCCTTCCTGTCCCCGCTGGTCGGTAAACAGccctccttcccctctgcccCACTTGGGCAGAGTCCAGGCCACAGCGTGCCTCCCTCCTCCTGCTCTGGCCCTTTCCCAGCAAGTGCCTGCGCAGTGACCGGGAGCCCCCAGCGGCCGCCGCAGACGTGGATCCAGGGGGGGCCCCCCAACTTCCTGGGGGCAGAAACTTTCGGACAAAGCCAGGGGGCGGGGTCTTCCCAGGGCAAGGCTAGACGCTGCCCTCCTGCCCCTGGGAAGGCTCCGCAGCAGGACACCCGGGCCTCAGTCTCCCCCCTTTGTCAAGAGGCTGGGCAGCTGGGCTGGGGGCCTACTGCTGGCCTGTCCCTCCCTCCAGCACAGGTTTGCCCTAAATGCGCGGTTTGCTGCAGAGGCCGTTTTCTGAATGAAGAAGCGGAGACCGAGGCAGGTTCTCTCAGTCACCGGCTTCTGAGACggaacttgaacccagaccttTGGGATTCCTGCTCCCCGCCCATCATCTGGGGGGCTTCAGCCGAaacaaagggaggaagggggagacagAGGGTGCTGCGCACCAGAGGAGCTTCCCAGACTTGGGTCGGGCTCAGGCTGGCAAAGGGAAAGGGCGGGGGGCCCTCCAAGGCCTCGCGTCCCGGCCGGGGAGCGCGGCAGCAGCAATCGGCAGCCACGCAAGGGCTGCGGGCGAACCGAACACGATCGGCCCCCCGTGGCCAAAGCGGCCGGCCTCCGGAGGGGGAGACTGGGCGGCCCGACCCCACGTGCGATTTCTGGCCAGCCACCGGGCTTCTCGGGTGGGGCTGTTTACCCCCACCAGGAATCTCCTCCAATTGGCCGCTGTCAAAGGCCGCCCCTGCACAGACCAATGAGCGCGCGCGATCCTCTCGGCCCGGTTCCCTCGGGGCGCCCCTCCCGCCCCGGAAAGGAGCTTCTGGAGCTGATTGGTGAGGGGGCGTTGCAGGCCCTCCTCTCGGTGGGCCGGCCCGAGGCTCCGGCACCGCACAAAAGCTCCGGACCCTCCGGGACTGCCAGAGGCAGGCGGAGCACCCCTGGGCTCTGGCTGGCGACAACTTGAACTCAGCGCCCCTCCGAGCGGAGCTTAAACTGCAGCAGCTGCGGGAAGCGGGAGCCTGACCCGCCACCTTCCCCCTCTCAGGTCTACCGAGGCGGCCCCGTCCGCGCGGGTCGGAGCCAGCTGCCCACGACCCCGGAGTCCCGCCCTGACAATGCGCGCCGCGCGCATCGTGCTCCGAGGAGCCTCCGGCTCCTCAGCCGCCGCGGCTCCGGCCCCGCGCGCCGTGGAGCGCTTCTCGCGCTACAGCCCGTCCCCTCTGTCCATGAAGCAGCTGCTGGATTTCGGTGAGCGGGGACCGAGGGTGGGCTGCAGCCCCGGCCCGGCGCAGCCTCTCCTAGAGAGCCCGGGGCCCTCCGTTCGGAGCCGCGGGTCTGCTGGAGGCGAAGGGGCGGGGAGGGGCCGAGAGCGAGCTCCCTCCCTGGCTGCGTGAAGGGCCGCGGCCAGAGGAAGGAGCAAAGTCCCGCCGCCCTGGCTCCGAGCCCCAGCCCGTGCGGCCCGGGAGTAACCGGGCGCTCCCTCTCCAGGCTCCGAGAACGCTTGCGAGCGGACCTCCTTCGCCTTCCTGCGACAGGAGCTGCCGGTGCGGCTGGCCAACATCCTGAAGGAAATCGACATCCTCCCGGATCGGCTGGTGAAGACGGCCTCGGTGCAGCTCGTGAAGAGCTGGTGAGCGgccgggaggggagggagggcgCCCGCCTGCCCCGCCGTCCTGCCTCCAGGGGAAACGGAGTCTGGAAGAGCCCCGCCAGGCGGCCGGCCCGGGTTGGCACCAGTGACGGGCTTGAGGAGCTGTTGTCTGAGCAGTCGCCCCCCAGAGGAGGGTGCGGGGAGCTGAGAAGCCCCCCCCCTTCCCGGGGGCTCTCGGGTTCCCCCTAAACAATCCCCGGTGTGGAGCCGCTCCGGAGCGCGGACGGAGAAAGTATCTCCAAGGCGGCTGCCATTGCCCCTCCCCGCGTGTGCAGGGGCCTCTTGGGGCTCCTGCTGGCACTTGGCGGGCTCAGTGGGCGGCGCTTCCTCCCCAGGTACATCCAGAGCCTCATGGATTTGGTGGAATTCCACGAGAAGAGCCCCGACGACCACAAGGCTCTGTCCGAGTAAGGGAGCAGCCCGTGTGCGGAGGCAGGGAGGGACGGGCTCGCGGGGCGAGAGGGCGCATGCGAAGCTTCTCAGCGGGAGGGGTGGACTGCCGGGTCCCCCGGAGCTCGGCGGTCACTACAGCCCGCCGTGCCGTCCTCAGCTTCGTAGACGCGCTGATCAAGGTCCGGAACCGCCACCACGACGTGGTCCCCACCATGGCCCAGGGCATCCTGGAGTACAAGGACTCGGGCGCGGCGGACGCCGGGAGCAGCCAGAACCTCCAGTACTTCCTGGACAGGTTCTACATGAACCGCATCTCCACGCGGATGCTCATGAACCAGCACAGTGAGCCGCGGGCCGGcccggcgggggggggggggggggggggcggggccgGGGCGGCTCCGAGGTTCACGGCGCGCCGCTGCTTTCTCCGCAGTTCTCATCTTCGGGGAGTCCAAGAGCGGCAACCCGAGCCACATCGGCAGCATCGATCCCCACTGCGATGTGGTCGCCGTGGTCCAAGGTAGCCTGCGGCCCCCGGGCCAGTCCTCCCCCCTGCCCCGCCCCGCCCGCCCGCCCTCCCCTCATTGAAAGTAACGCGGCCGAACTGCGCCTTGCAGATGCCTACGAGAGCGCCCGCCTGCTGTGCGACCAGTATTACCTGGTGTCCCCCGAGCTGAAGCTGGCCCAGGTGAACGGTAAGCGCCCGCCCCCTCCGGAAGGCTGAGCCGGAGCCTCTGGGACGTTCCGAAGCCCGGAGGGCTGGCCCTTAGCTGGCCGGGATAGTGGCGCCTGGCTGGGTGGCCTCCGCCGGCCGGGCTGCATGTCCCCGT contains these protein-coding regions:
- the PDK4 gene encoding pyruvate dehydrogenase kinase, isozyme 4, with translation MRAARIVLRGASGSSAAAAPAPRAVERFSRYSPSPLSMKQLLDFGSENACERTSFAFLRQELPVRLANILKEIDILPDRLVKTASVQLVKSWYIQSLMDLVEFHEKSPDDHKALSDFVDALIKVRNRHHDVVPTMAQGILEYKDSGAADAGSSQNLQYFLDRFYMNRISTRMLMNQHILIFGESKSGNPSHIGSIDPHCDVVAVVQDAYESARLLCDQYYLVSPELKLAQVNGKLPGQPIHIVYVPSHLHHMLFELFKNAMRATVEHQESQPALTPIDVTVVLGNEDLTIKISDRGGGVPLRIIDRLFSYTYSTAPTPVMDNSRNAPLAGFGYGLPISRLYAKYFQGDLNLYSLSGYGTDAIIYLKALSSESVEKLPVFNKSAFKHYQTSLAADDWCAPSKEPRNLSKEKAEAAP